One Ranitomeya imitator isolate aRanImi1 chromosome 1, aRanImi1.pri, whole genome shotgun sequence DNA window includes the following coding sequences:
- the KRCC1 gene encoding lysine-rich coiled-coil protein 1: MASEGASIPQLVESITQSSSPCSEPMAGGDISSSAHTTIPCHTEIELDEKTKRELFTDTFCRVCGAVLQFEAHRNAHYEGKRHAQKVRLYFLKEELEELTYKKKHKVDHVEFHVEKDSSQDKNRFCSLCNMVFSSPVVAQSHYIGKIHTKKLRQMNGENYELVTGSELNAQTETAVAESDATLSPLAEKSNQQDVSAEPPCGDNAIDLSDPNKYCKLCCASFNKPLVAQQHYNGKKHARNEARRKMMEEMGETGVPIDTGGEGIFVCPICSITLTSIEMLQSHMQGNKHQIKETFVANVMKTTKKTYESFQDELADYIKVQKARGLEPKTQFRQDLSDSGEEEEPLPAPIHPKASAPAPYKYPPLPHPKPYPAYKPHHPPDSRLPSWEKPYWHGKPMPKFPNKTTVPHKKHPRSSPDSSDDDSSSDESNDSHKKEKRHKKEHRSKDRKPHHNKARRQNGSSDKKRRKIEDSDSGKEDREREKKEEECPADKSKHRKDKKKKEEQIADKEGKKHKKTKKIADQRTEEEMLWDESILGF, translated from the exons AAATAGAACTGGATGAAAAAACTAAAAGGGAACTTTTTACAGACACCTTCTGTCGGGTGTGCGGGGCGGTCTTACAATTTGAAGCCCACAGAAACGCCCATTACGAG GGTAAGAGGCACGCTCAAAAGGTCCGTCTCTATTTCCTGAAAGAAGAGCTGGAGGAATTGACTTACAAGAAGAAGCATAAAGTGGATCATGTGGAGTTTCAT GTGGAGAAAGACTCATCTCAGGACAAGAACAGGTTCTGCAGTCTCTGCAACATGGTGTTCAGCTCGCCAGTCGTCGCCCAGTCACATTACATAGGGAAGATTCACACCAAGAAGCTGCGGCAGATGAACGGAGAAAACTATGAGTTGGTGACGGGTTCTGAGCTGAATGCCCAGACAGAAACAG CTGTTGCCGAGTCCGATGCCACATTGTCTCCTCTGGCAGAGAAATCCAACCAGCAGGACGTGAGCGCAGAACCTCCCTGCGGAGATAACGCCATTGACCTGAGCGACCCGAACAAGTACTGCAAGCTCTGCTGCGCTTCCTTCAACAAGCCGCTGGTGGCCCAGCAGCACTACAACGGGAAAAAGCACGCCCGCAACGAGGCCCGCAGAAAAATGATGGAAGAGATGGGGGAGACTGGGGTTCCTATAGACACTGGGG GCGAAGGAATATTTGTGTGTCCGATCTGCAGCATTACCCTCACCTCCATAGAGATGTTACAGTCCCACATGCAAGGAAACAAGCACCAAATCAA AGAGACTTTCGTGGCCAATGTAATGAAGACTACTAAGAAGACGTATGAGTCTTTTCAAGACGAATTAGCAGATTATATAAAAGTACAGAAAGCGAGAGGACTGGAACCAAAAACTCAGTTCAGGCAAGATTTGTCTGATAGTGGTGAGGAAGAAGAGCCCTTACCTGCACCGATTCATCCGAAAGCTAGTGCCCCTGCCCCTTACAAATATCCCCCTCTTCCTCACCCCAAGCCATACCCTGCATACAAACCCCATCATCCACCTGACTCTCGTTTGCCCAGCTGGGAAAAGCCTTACTGGCACGGAAAGCCAATGCCAAAATTCCCCAACAAAACAACCGTCCCGCACAAAAAACACCCTCGTTCCAGCCCAGACTCCAGCGACGACGACTCTTCCTCAGACGAAAGCAACGAttcccacaaaaaggagaaaagacACAAAAAAGAACACAGAAGCAAAGACAGGAAACCTCACCACAACAAAGCCAGAAGACAAAACGGCAGCAGCGATAAGAAAAGACGAAAAATAGAAGATTCCGACTCCGGAAAAGAAGATCGCGAGCGGGAGAAGAAAGAGGAAGAGTGTCCAGCGGATAAGTCTAAACACCGGAAAGACAAGAAGAAGAAAGAGGAGCAGATCGCTGACAAAGAGGGCAAGAAACACAAAAAGACTAAAAAGATTGCGGACCAAAGAACGGAAGAGGAGATGTTGTGGGACGAGTCCATACTGGGGTTCTGA